In the genome of Sphingopyxis sp. YF1, the window CTGCGCCAATGACCCCAGAATCTTCAAACGATATGCTGATCTCGACCGAGGGCGCCACCGGCCGCCTGTCGCTCAACCGCCCCAAGGCGATCCATGCGCTCAACCTCGACATGGTCCATGCCATGACCGGGGCGCTCGTCGCTTGGCGCGACGACGCCGCGGTGCAGGCGGTGCTGCTCGACCATAGCGAGGGGCGTGGTTTCTGCGCCGGCGGCGACATCGCCTTCCTGCGCAATTCGGCGCTGACCGACGACGGCGCCTCGGGCCGCCGTTTCTTCCACGATGAATATCAGCTCAACCACCTGCTCTTCACCTATGACAAGCCGGTGGTCGCCTTCATGGACGGCATCACCATGGGCGGCGGCGTCGGCATTTCGCTGCCCGCCAAATATCGCGTCGCGACCGAAAATACGCGGCTCGCGATGCCCGAGACGGGGATCGGCCTGTTCCCCGACGTCGGCGGCGGCTGGTATCTGTCGCGGCTCGAAGGCCGCGTCGGGCCCTTCCTCGCGCTCACCGGCGCGCGGCTCGACGGCGCCGAATGCCTCGCGCTCGGCCTCGCGACCCATTATCTGCCCTCGGACAAGCTCGCCGAGGCCAAGGCGCGCATCGCCGAACACCCCGATCGTATCGGCGGCATCCTCGGCGAACTGTCGGTAACCCCGCCCGAGGCGAAAATCCTCGCGCATATCGCCGAAATCAACCGGCTCTTTGCGTCGGACCGGCTCGAGGACATCCTCGCCGCGCTCGAAGCCGATCCGGGCGATTGGGCGGCAAAGGAACTCGCGGCGCTCCGCACCAAGAGCCCGCAAACCTGCAAGGTCGCGCTACGTCAGCTCGCCGACAGCCTCGACCTGCCCGATTTCGCCGCGAACATGGCGATGGAGTATCGCATCGGCAGCCGCGTGCTGACGCGCCCCGACTTCGCCGAGGGGGTGCGCGCGGTGATCGTCGAAAAGGACAATGCGCCGCAATGGAATCCGGCGACGGCAGAGGGGGTGGGCGACGATCTGATCGCGTCGATCTTCGCCCCGCTGCCCGCCGACGAAGAA includes:
- a CDS encoding enoyl-CoA hydratase/isomerase family protein, coding for MTPESSNDMLISTEGATGRLSLNRPKAIHALNLDMVHAMTGALVAWRDDAAVQAVLLDHSEGRGFCAGGDIAFLRNSALTDDGASGRRFFHDEYQLNHLLFTYDKPVVAFMDGITMGGGVGISLPAKYRVATENTRLAMPETGIGLFPDVGGGWYLSRLEGRVGPFLALTGARLDGAECLALGLATHYLPSDKLAEAKARIAEHPDRIGGILGELSVTPPEAKILAHIAEINRLFASDRLEDILAALEADPGDWAAKELAALRTKSPQTCKVALRQLADSLDLPDFAANMAMEYRIGSRVLTRPDFAEGVRAVIVEKDNAPQWNPATAEGVGDDLIASIFAPLPADEEWKPLA